The following proteins are co-located in the Hevea brasiliensis isolate MT/VB/25A 57/8 chromosome 11, ASM3005281v1, whole genome shotgun sequence genome:
- the LOC110673695 gene encoding serine/threonine-protein phosphatase 7 long form homolog has protein sequence MPIGECIISLQDVGIITGLPIHGSAVTGMSRVEWLEVCELLLGVRPPPEMIRGNTLKLSWLTDEFGAIPHEVNDLTVLWHARAFILRLIGSIFLDKTNSRVNLMFLPLLEDLRQAATYSWGGACLAFLYLELCRVAVTEAKEISGPPFILQIWAWERFKIISPLIRDPSAPHDAPLGARWSRARQITKVTTHVLQQIRYNLDRMRPEDITWEPYNEELLDELPDMCIQGRPIWKAVVPLIYFHIIEWHQPDRVMRQFGLAQPIPRRPMQTDELHEITLRFSESNWAHHHATYINRWNRREHYIVQGQEMAQPLHHHSEYMEWYRRVARRWISISGAAIGCVEDAIEDCLLKLQNPSTENVAEVKRTLRKMMIALEEESRLCQMPPAQSAPQATTFNDELEEDQPINQPEPSHRAARRRSRPARSRQHPVRPASPPDDALPSPVAFHPYCITSAPDHSDPIPSAPALSDPAHYIGWMATPSMPGPSAPWMSYQTQMQNRSTFDFTESQQPQTPFGGLFAPFGRPSSIGPSQYTSGQFSGYGSEQYFAPYHSGALGHIPSAAGLFGYHEQSAMHYTAGGESSGQHQGQASQPKERHRRLCVQFPIHPCTVNFSRLDAKLRAARRANPSATKGDKQEKDEAHPSSGRRVENTRWVGRRGLVLGERQQ, from the exons ATGCCAATTGGGGAGTGCATAATCAGTCTTCAAGATGTTGGCATTATCACCGGATTGCCAATACATGGTTCTGCAGTAACTGGAATGTCACGAGTAGAATGGCTAGAAGTTTGTGAGCTCTTGTTGGGAGTTAGACCACCTCCAGAAATGATTCGAGGAAATACATTAAAATTATCATGGCTAACTGATGAGTTTGGAGCTATTCCACATGAAGTTAATGATTTAACAGTGTTATGGCATGCAAGAGCATTCATATTACGACTCATCGGTTCGATATTTCTCGACAAGACAAACTCACGTGTGAACTTGATGTTCCTACCCCTATTAGAAGACTTGAGGCAAGCTGCGACATacagttggggtggagcttgcttAGCCTTCCTTTATCTTGAGCTTTGTCGTGTTGCAGTTACTGAAGCAAAGGAGATTTCAGGACCCCCGTTCATATTGCAAATCTGGGCTTGGGAGAGATTTAAAATAATCTCTCCATTAATAAGAGATCCATCGGCACCTCATGATGCACCCCTAGGTGCtag GTGGAGTAGAGCTCGACAAATCACTAAAGTTACAACCCATGTACTACAACAAATTCGATACAATCTTGATCGAATGCGACCTGAAGAT ATTACATGGGAACCATATAATGAGGAATTGTTGGATGAGCTGCCTGACATGTGCATACAGGGTCGTCCCATATGGAAGGCAGTGGTGCCATTAATTTACTTCCATATTATTGAATGGCACCAGCCTGATAGAGTGATGAGGCAGTTTGGTTTGGCCCAACCTATTCCACGACGACCGATGCAAACAGATGAGTTACATGAGATTACTCTCCGATTTAGTGAGAGTAATTGGGCGCACCATCATGCGACGTACATTAATCGTTGGAATAGGCGAGAACATTACATTGTTCAAGGGCAAGAAATGGCACAACCACTCCACCATCATTCTGAATATATGGAGTGGTATCGTCGAGTTGCAAGACGTTGGATCTCAATAAGTGGAGCTGCCATTGGTTGTGTG GAGGATGCAATTGAGGATTGTTTGCTAAAATTACAGAACCCATCAACAGAAAATGTGGCTGAAGTTAAACGTACATTAAGAAAAATGATGATTGCTCTAGAGGAAGAAAGTCGGCTTTGCCAAATGCCACCTGCTCAATCCGCACCTCAAGCAACAACCTTTAATGATGAATTAGAAGAGGACCAACCCATCAACCAGCCTGAGCCCTCACATAGAGCAGCACGACGCCGATCACGTCCTGCTCGAAGTCGTCAACATCCAGTGCGTCCAGCCTCTCCTCCCGATGATGCTTTGCCCTCACCTGTTGCATTCCACCCTTACTGCATCACATCAGCGCCTGATCATTCTGATCCTATTCCCTCGGCTCCTGCACTATCTGACCCTGCTCATTACATTGGTTGGATGGCTACCCCATCAATGCCTGGCCCATCAGCACCATGGATGTCATATCAAACTCAAATGCAAAATAGAAGCACATTCGACTTTACTGAGAGTCAACAGCCGCAAACACCATTCGGCGGCTTATTTGCTCCATTTGGCAGACCATCAAGCATTGGGCCATCACAGTATACGTCAGGTCAATTTAGTGGATATGGGTCAGAACAATACTTTGCACCATATCATTCTGGTGCCTTAGGCCATATTCCATCTGCTGCGGGTCTATTTGGATACCATGAACAAAGTGCTATGCATTATACTGCAGGCGGGGAATCATCAGGACAACATCAAGGGCAAGCTAGCCAACCCAAAGAGAGACatcgcagactttgtgtccaa
- the LOC131170387 gene encoding uncharacterized protein LOC131170387 encodes MRASRREGSDIWKITRYNGPHTCVNPSISQDHRQLDSKFISDFILAIVREQPNVKISALQAEIKDKVGYMPSYRKMWKARHDAVVKIFGGWEESFTRLRQFMLALCKHNPDSSFLIEDDPLFINNKLKPENRVFDRMFWAFKQTIKGFKHCRPVIFIDSTFLYGKYKGCLFCATGLDDNNHIFPIAWAIVDCENTRNWDWFMSCLRVFVTDHSDICVISDRHIAIKKAM; translated from the coding sequence ATGCGTGCGTCTCGTCGAGAAGGATCTGATATATGGAAAATTACTCGATATAACGGACCCCATACATGTGTTAATCCATCAATCTCACAAGATCATAGGCAATTGGATAGCAAATTTATATCTGATTTCATCCTAGCAATTGTACGAGAACAGCCAAATGTGAAGATATCTGCGTTACAAGCAGAAATCAAAGATAAGGTTGGATATATGCCGAGTTATCGGAAGATGTGGAAGGCTAGACACGATGCAGTTGTTAAgatatttggtggttgggaggaATCTTTTACAAGATTGCGTCAATTCATGCTTGCGTTGTGCAAACACAACCCCGATTCTTCGTTCTTGATTGAAGATGACCctctatttattaataataaattaaaacctGAGAATCGGGTTTTCGATAGGATGTTTTGGGCATTCAAACAAACAATTAAAGGTTTCAAGCACTGTCGGCCAGTTATTTTTATAGACTCCACATTTTTATATGGAAAGTACAAAGGGTGTTTATTTTGTGCTACGGGACTGGACGACAATAACCATATTTTTCCTATTGCatgggcaatagttgattgtgaaAATACAAGGAACTGGGATTGGTTCATGTCTTGTTTACGGGTGTTTGTGACTGATCATTCTGATATTTGTGTTATATCAGACAGACATATTGCCATTAAAAAAGCAATGTAG